In the Acidobacteriota bacterium genome, one interval contains:
- a CDS encoding 50S ribosomal protein L24 — MSHLRTPVRKNDSVIVVAGKDRGKKGRVLKVFPKRNRVVVEGVNFIKRHTRPNPRANVKGGIVEREASVHASNVQIVCPECGAPARIGRQILGDGRKVRVCRKCDGAVDK, encoded by the coding sequence ATGTCGCATCTGCGCACACCGGTCCGGAAGAACGACAGCGTGATTGTCGTCGCGGGCAAGGACCGTGGCAAGAAGGGGCGCGTGCTGAAGGTATTCCCGAAGCGCAACCGCGTGGTGGTCGAAGGGGTGAACTTCATCAAGCGGCACACGCGCCCGAACCCGCGGGCCAACGTGAAGGGCGGCATCGTGGAGCGCGAAGCGTCGGTGCACGCCTCGAACGTGCAGATCGTCTGCCCGGAATGCGGCGCGCCGGCGCGGATCGGTCGTCAGATTCTGGGCGATGGCCGCAAGGTGCGGGTCTGCCGCAAGTGTGACGGAGCCGTGGACAAATGA
- the rplN gene encoding 50S ribosomal protein L14 produces the protein MIQMQSVLDVADNSGARRIAVINALGGATGRYARLGDVVTASVKEAAPDATVKKGQVVKAVIVRTHKEQRRRDGTYIRFDRNAAVLINDQNEPVGTRVFGPVARELRERKFMKIVSLAPEVL, from the coding sequence ATGATCCAGATGCAGTCCGTGCTCGATGTCGCGGACAACTCCGGGGCGCGGCGGATCGCCGTGATCAACGCGCTGGGCGGAGCGACCGGCCGCTACGCGAGACTTGGCGACGTTGTGACCGCTTCCGTCAAGGAAGCCGCGCCCGACGCAACCGTCAAGAAGGGACAGGTGGTCAAGGCGGTCATCGTCCGGACGCACAAGGAGCAGCGCCGCCGCGACGGCACCTACATCCGGTTCGATCGGAACGCGGCGGTGCTCATCAACGATCAGAACGAACCGGTCGGGACGCGCGTGTTCGGGCCGGTGGCGCGGGAGTTGCGTGAGCGGAAGTTCATGAAGATCGTCTCGCTCGCGCCGGAAGTGCTGTAG
- the rpmC gene encoding 50S ribosomal protein L29, which translates to MKASEFRELGTQDIAQRVRDLDDQVFRARLQKSMGSVDAANKVRSLRRDRARGLTVLRERGSQETPAGGNEASPEGASTD; encoded by the coding sequence ATGAAGGCGTCCGAGTTCCGGGAGCTGGGAACCCAGGATATAGCGCAGCGGGTCCGCGACCTGGATGATCAGGTGTTCCGCGCCAGGCTGCAGAAGTCGATGGGATCGGTCGACGCCGCGAACAAGGTGCGGAGCCTCCGGCGGGACCGGGCGCGCGGCCTGACCGTGCTGCGCGAGCGGGGGTCCCAGGAAACGCCGGCGGGGGGTAATGAAGCTTCCCCGGAGGGGGCGTCCACCGATTAG
- the rpsQ gene encoding 30S ribosomal protein S17, translating into MGKQREVVGVVVRDKMDKGVTVAVERRVSHDVYQKIRRRTQTFMAHDEENAAQVGDRVAMVESRPLSRRKRFVVTRVIERAETV; encoded by the coding sequence ATGGGCAAGCAGCGCGAAGTGGTTGGCGTAGTGGTCCGGGACAAGATGGACAAGGGGGTCACCGTGGCGGTGGAACGCCGGGTGAGTCACGACGTTTACCAGAAGATACGCCGGCGCACGCAGACCTTCATGGCGCACGACGAGGAGAACGCCGCCCAGGTTGGCGACCGCGTGGCCATGGTGGAATCGCGTCCGTTGAGCCGCCGGAAGCGGTTTGTCGTGACCCGCGTCATCGAGCGCGCGGAGACGGTGTAG
- the rpsH gene encoding 30S ribosomal protein S8 has product MADQIADMLTRVRNATRSRRPRVDVPASRLKADIARILESEGYISGFRQIELKNPRGTHPLPTLRLYLKYGPHGERVLTGLQRVSRPGRRVYYGRDKAPPVLAGLGTSILTTSRGVMTGRDAAKAGVGGEVLCNVW; this is encoded by the coding sequence ATGGCCGATCAGATTGCCGACATGTTGACGCGCGTGCGGAATGCGACGCGGAGTCGCCGGCCGCGGGTGGACGTTCCCGCTTCGCGCCTGAAGGCGGACATCGCGCGGATCCTCGAGAGTGAGGGATACATCTCCGGATTCCGTCAGATCGAGTTGAAGAACCCGCGGGGTACCCATCCGTTGCCCACGTTGCGGCTGTACCTGAAGTACGGCCCGCACGGCGAGCGGGTCCTGACCGGCCTCCAGCGCGTGAGCCGCCCCGGGCGCCGCGTGTACTACGGCCGCGACAAGGCGCCGCCGGTGCTGGCCGGTCTCGGGACGAGCATCCTGACGACGTCGCGCGGCGTGATGACGGGCCGGGACGCCGCCAAGGCGGGCGTCGGCGGCGAGGTGCTGTGCAATGTCTGGTAG
- a CDS encoding 50S ribosomal protein L6, producing MSRVGKRPIPLPGGVNVSIRDDAVEVKGPKGAMTQALPPGVRIEQADGVLLAQPLSDAPALQKFRGLARSLVANAVQGVAVGFKKELDIVGIGYRAEASGRQVVFQLGYSHPIHFDVPEGIDVAIEKQTHITVSGIDRQRVGQVAADIRALRKPDPYKQKGIRYTGEVLKKKVGKTGA from the coding sequence ATGTCGCGGGTAGGCAAGCGTCCGATCCCGCTCCCCGGGGGCGTGAACGTGTCGATCCGCGACGACGCCGTCGAGGTGAAGGGACCGAAGGGGGCGATGACGCAGGCATTGCCTCCCGGCGTCCGCATCGAGCAGGCGGATGGCGTGCTGCTGGCGCAGCCGCTCAGCGACGCTCCGGCCCTCCAGAAGTTCCGGGGCCTTGCGCGCAGCCTGGTGGCGAACGCGGTGCAGGGCGTGGCGGTGGGGTTCAAGAAGGAGCTCGACATCGTCGGCATCGGTTATCGCGCCGAGGCTTCGGGCCGGCAGGTCGTGTTCCAGTTGGGGTACTCGCATCCGATCCACTTCGATGTTCCGGAAGGGATCGACGTGGCGATTGAGAAGCAAACGCACATCACGGTGAGCGGCATCGATCGCCAGCGGGTAGGGCAGGTGGCGGCGGACATCCGGGCGTTGCGGAAGCCGGACCCCTACAAGCAGAAGGGGATCCGCTACACCGGTGAAGTGCTGAAGAAGAAGGTGGGCAAGACCGGCGCCTAG
- a CDS encoding 50S ribosomal protein L18: MRVKTRKDRRTRLRLRQRQRINGTPERPRLAVNRSLAHISAQVIDDLSGRTLAAASSTEPGIRKQFTNGARGGNKAGADIVGTAIAERARKEGVTRVVFDRGGFLYHGRVRAVADAARKGGLEF; encoded by the coding sequence ATGCGAGTCAAGACGAGAAAAGATCGGCGGACCCGGCTGCGGTTGCGCCAGCGTCAGCGAATCAACGGGACCCCCGAGCGGCCCCGTCTCGCCGTGAACCGCAGCCTGGCGCACATCTCCGCGCAGGTCATCGACGATCTGTCGGGCCGGACGCTTGCCGCGGCCTCGAGCACCGAACCGGGGATCCGGAAGCAGTTCACGAACGGCGCTCGCGGCGGCAACAAGGCGGGAGCGGACATCGTCGGAACGGCGATCGCGGAGCGGGCGCGCAAGGAGGGGGTGACCCGCGTGGTGTTCGACCGCGGCGGATTCCTGTACCACGGCCGCGTTCGGGCGGTGGCCGACGCAGCCCGCAAGGGCGGGCTGGAGTTTTAG
- a CDS encoding type Z 30S ribosomal protein S14 translates to MATLAKIAKERKPPKFKVRLRNRCKVCGRPRGYLRKFQLCRLCFRELALQGEIAGVTKSSW, encoded by the coding sequence ATGGCCACGCTCGCGAAGATCGCGAAGGAACGGAAACCCCCGAAGTTCAAGGTGCGGCTGCGCAACCGCTGCAAGGTCTGCGGCCGGCCCCGCGGGTACCTCCGGAAGTTCCAGCTGTGCCGGCTCTGCTTCCGCGAGCTGGCGCTGCAGGGCGAGATCGCGGGCGTGACCAAGAGCAGTTGGTAA
- the rplE gene encoding 50S ribosomal protein L5: MSRLRERYQAEVVPALTKEFGYTNVMAVPKLERIVVNMGLGGATQNAKLIDVGSRELALITGQKSVVRRARKSVAQFKVRQGMPIGAMVTLRGPRMYEFLDRLVSIALPRVRDFRGVSPNGFDGRGNYTLGLKDQLIFLEIDYMQVDHARGMNVCMVTTATTDEEGRRLLQLLGMPFRRN; the protein is encoded by the coding sequence ATGAGCCGTTTGCGCGAACGTTACCAGGCGGAGGTGGTGCCGGCTCTCACAAAGGAGTTCGGCTACACCAACGTGATGGCGGTGCCGAAGCTGGAGCGCATCGTGGTCAACATGGGCCTCGGTGGGGCGACCCAGAACGCGAAGCTGATTGACGTCGGATCGCGGGAGCTGGCCCTCATCACCGGGCAGAAGTCGGTGGTTCGGCGGGCGCGGAAGTCTGTGGCGCAGTTCAAGGTGCGCCAGGGAATGCCCATCGGCGCCATGGTGACGCTGCGTGGCCCGCGCATGTACGAGTTCCTCGACCGGCTCGTGTCGATCGCGTTGCCGCGCGTCCGGGACTTCCGGGGCGTGTCGCCCAATGGTTTCGATGGCCGCGGCAACTACACGCTCGGGCTGAAGGATCAGTTGATCTTCCTGGAGATCGACTACATGCAGGTCGACCACGCGCGAGGAATGAACGTCTGCATGGTGACGACGGCGACGACCGACGAGGAGGGTCGCCGGTTGCTGCAGTTGTTGGGGATGCCGTTCAGGCGGAACTAG
- the rplP gene encoding 50S ribosomal protein L16, with amino-acid sequence MLQPKKVKHRKQHRGRMAGKAWRGSTVAFGDYGLRAMEACWITDRQIEAARVAMTRFVKRGGKIWVRVFPDKPITKKPQETRMGKGKGAPEQWVAVVRPGRILFEMEGVSAADAKRAMELAAAKLPIHARFTARFGQSEN; translated from the coding sequence ATGTTGCAGCCGAAGAAGGTCAAGCACCGGAAACAGCACCGCGGACGGATGGCGGGCAAGGCGTGGCGCGGCTCGACCGTGGCGTTCGGCGACTACGGTCTCCGGGCGATGGAGGCGTGCTGGATTACGGATCGGCAGATCGAGGCGGCCCGGGTCGCGATGACCCGGTTCGTCAAGCGCGGCGGCAAGATCTGGGTCCGCGTCTTCCCGGACAAGCCGATCACGAAGAAGCCGCAGGAGACGCGGATGGGCAAGGGCAAGGGCGCGCCGGAGCAGTGGGTGGCGGTGGTCCGCCCCGGCCGGATCCTCTTCGAGATGGAGGGGGTCAGCGCCGCCGACGCGAAGCGGGCGATGGAGCTGGCCGCCGCCAAGCTGCCCATCCACGCGCGCTTCACGGCGCGGTTCGGTCAGTCGGAGAACTAG
- a CDS encoding 30S ribosomal protein S5: MGDEHVKIDPTTLDLKDSVVSINRVTKVVKGGKNLSFSALVVVGDGAGHCGYAVGKAKEVPSAIKKGIEAAKKALIRVPLQATSIPHPILGRFGAGRVLLKPAPEGTGIIAGGAVRAVVELAGVHDILTKSLGSDNPQNVVRATFAGLAGLKDPVKVARLRGRSLEQLEAEATRVTHRAVVDVEAAADAAVAAATAAAETPAEPEPEPAAAPAPPEPAAAEPADAPAPEAAAQAEAAAEPAEAPAPEAVAESDGEPADAAASEPESKAEAEADSPAEAGKGTEG; encoded by the coding sequence ATGGGCGACGAACACGTCAAGATCGATCCGACCACGCTCGACCTGAAGGACTCGGTCGTCTCCATCAACCGCGTCACGAAGGTGGTGAAGGGGGGAAAGAACCTCAGCTTCAGCGCCCTCGTGGTGGTGGGAGACGGCGCCGGGCACTGCGGCTACGCGGTCGGCAAGGCGAAGGAGGTTCCGTCGGCGATCAAGAAGGGGATCGAGGCGGCGAAGAAGGCATTGATCCGGGTTCCGCTGCAGGCGACATCGATTCCTCACCCGATTCTGGGCCGCTTCGGCGCCGGGCGCGTCCTGTTGAAGCCGGCCCCGGAAGGAACCGGCATCATTGCCGGCGGCGCGGTCCGCGCTGTGGTGGAGCTGGCCGGCGTGCACGACATCCTCACGAAGTCTCTCGGGTCGGACAACCCGCAGAACGTGGTCCGGGCGACATTCGCGGGACTGGCGGGCCTGAAGGACCCCGTGAAGGTGGCGCGCCTGCGCGGGCGGTCGCTCGAGCAACTGGAGGCGGAGGCGACACGCGTCACGCACCGGGCTGTGGTGGACGTGGAGGCGGCGGCGGATGCGGCCGTGGCCGCGGCCACGGCGGCGGCCGAGACGCCGGCCGAGCCCGAACCTGAACCGGCGGCGGCACCGGCCCCGCCTGAACCGGCGGCTGCGGAGCCAGCGGACGCTCCGGCGCCCGAAGCTGCTGCACAAGCCGAAGCGGCTGCGGAGCCGGCGGAAGCCCCGGCGCCCGAAGCCGTTGCGGAGTCCGACGGGGAACCCGCGGACGCGGCTGCGTCCGAGCCGGAATCCAAGGCGGAAGCCGAGGCCGATTCGCCGGCGGAAGCCGGGAAGGGCACCGAGGGATGA